The DNA region CCCGAGGAGATCAAGGATCGCTGGCCGCTGATCGAGACGTCTGACCTGAAAGGCGCGATCTACCACGCCACCGACGGCTACATTAACCCCGCCGATGTCACGATGGCGATGGCCAAGGGCGCGCGGCAGAGGGGCGTGGAGATTGTGCGCAAGTGGCAGGCCGATGGCTTTGTCTGGAATGGAGAGGCCTGGGAGGTCACCTGTACCAAGATGGTGGAGAAGGGCGGCAACCTCGTGCCCTCCGACGAGCAGGTGGTGATCACGGCGGAGCATGTGGTGACGGCCAGCGGCAACCACGCACAGCGCACGGCGCAGATGCTGGGGATCAAGATCCCCGCGATCCCGGTGGAGCATCAGTTTATCGTTATGGACCAGGACCCGGCGCTGGTGGCGTGGCGCGGGCAGGGCAACCCCGAGCATCCCGTCATCCGCGATGCCGATGCGCAAAGCTACGTGCGCGAGGAGCGGGGCGGTTGGATCCTGGGCGTCTACGAAAAGAACGCGCCGGCTCGGTTTGAATACGGCGTGCCCGACAGCTTCCGGGCGGATCTGTTCCCGCTGGATCTGGAGCGCATTGAAGAGCAGTACATGGCGATGATCCACCGCATCCCGTCCTGCGAGGAAAGCGGGTTGAAGGACGATTTCAACGGGCCGATTTGCTACACGCCGGACGGCAATCCGCTGGTGGGGCCCGCGCCGGGCCTCGACAATATGTGGCTGGCCGAAGGGTTCTCGTTCGGGATCACGGCGGCGGGGGGCACGGGCTACTATCTGGCGCAGATGATGGTGGCGGGGGAGGCGGAGATCGACATGGCCTCGCTCGACCCGAAACGCTACGGCAACGACTGGATGACCACGGAATATGCCGCGCGCAAGAATGAGGAGTGTTATGACCACGTCTACATTCTGCACCATCCCGATGAAGAACGGCCCGCGTGCCGCCCCCTGCGCACCGGCCCCGTCTATGACCGCCAGAAGGCATTGGGCGCGCAGTTTGGGTGCGTAAACGGCTGGGAACGGCCGAATTATTACGGGCCTTTGGATGCACCGGAAAGTTTTGATCACGAGACGCGCAGTTTCCGGCGCGGGGGATGGTGGGACTATGCCAAGGGCGAGGCGGAGGCCATTCGCAACGGTGTGGGTCTGGTGGACGCCAGTGCCTTCGCCAAGCACCGCATCAGCGGGCCCGGGGCGGCGGATTTTCTGGATTGGTTCACCTCCAACAAGCTGCCCAAGGTCGGGCGGATCAACCTGACCTATGCGCTGACCGGGGCGGGCACGACGCGCACAGAATATACGATTGTGCGGGTGGCCGAGGATGATTTCTATCTGGTGAGCGCGGGCGCTTGGCACGCCTATGACCAAGATTATCTGTTCAAGGCGATCATGGAGAATGAGGATCGGTTCGGGCGGATCAACGAGCAGGACGTGACGACCCAATGGGGGGTGTTTGCGCTGGCGGGGCCGAAGTCGCGCGATGTTCTGGCCGAATTGGTGCGCGATGCCGACCCGGCCTCTGCATTGTCGAACAAGCGCTTCCCGTGGCTCTCGATGCGTAACATCGAGTTGGGGATGTGCCCGGTGCGCGCGATCCGCGTGGCCTATACGGGCGAGTTGGGGTGGGAATTGCACCACCCGATCGAGATGCAAAGCTATCTTTGGGACCAACTGCTGATGGCGGGCGACAAGCACGGGCTGAAGCTTGTGGGGGGACGCGCGCAGAACTGGTTGCGGCAGGAGAAGTCTTACCGCGCGTTCGGCACTGAATTGGGCCGGGACGCGACGCCGCTGGAAGCGGGGCTGGACCGGTTCGTGGATCTGTCCAAGGACTTCCACGGGAAGGACGCGATGGTCGCGACGGGTATCCGGTCGAAATGTGTGACGGTCCTGATTGATGGGCCGGATGATGCGGACCCGTGGGGGCGCGAGGCGTTGATTGTCGAGGGCGAGAAGGTCGGGCGGTTGACGTCTGGCGGGTATTCGGTGGCCTTCGGCAAGCAGATTGGCATGGGTTATGTGCGCCCGGATCTGGCGGAGGTCGGCACCAAATTACAGGTGCGGATGTTCCGGGAGTTGTGGGATGCTGAGGTCGTCGAGGACAGCCCCTATGACCCGACAAACGCGGCCATCCGGGTGAACGCGCCCGGGTTTTGATGTTTGAGGACCGGGGGAGACGCTGATCGACGATTTTTGCCAGGCAAAAACCGCCGACCTCGCCCCTCCCACCGTCCCGCAGGTCTGGCGATTGGTCGCGCCGCGTTATTGGCCCATCAGGCGACCCATGATGGCGGGATCCATCATCGCCTGCATCAGGCCGCTTTCCTGCATCCGGCGCATGGCGATTTCCGCAGATCCGCAGTCCTGACCGGTGCGGGCGGCGAAATCGGTGCTGATCGGGACGGGCGTTGCGGTGGCCATCTGCTCCATGGACGTGATCGGGGTTGTGGCGAATTCTTCCATCGCGTCGAGGTATTCGGTGACGGCAGCATCCCCCCCCTCGGACCGCATGGCATCGAGGGTGCAGGTCGCGGCGGCGCGCAACTCCGCATCCCAACTCCAGTCGGGCATGGCGGAGGCCAGTTCGGGCGCGCGGGAGGTCAGGAAGGCCTCCAGGTTGCCCCCGGCAGCAACAGTAGCGGTTTCCAGCCGATCCAGCTCGGACTGGGCGACGACCGGGGCGGCAAGAAGGGTGAGGGTGGCGGTAAGGAAGGCTATTTTGCGCATGGCATACATCCTGTGAGGGTGAAATCTCGCGCCAGAATGCCGGGGATGTGCGCCCGTGCCAAGGACAGGAAAACCCTAGTGGACCGCGCCTGGGATGCGTCCCGTGGGATGTATCAACGCCTGTTGCGGGATGGCGCATAGCCGCGCGGCCGGGGACGCGAGACCTAAGGTGACGTGAGGTCATGGACGGGTCTCTCCGCGAGTGTGCGGGAGTATGCCGCCGCGGGTCGGCCTGCCCGGCAAATCTCTGCCACCCGTCTGGCCCGAGAGCGGGGCGCAATAGAGCCTGTGTGGCAAGCAAAGAATCGCCAAAACGGCTCGAAACTTAATTCGATGTTTAGGTTTTGGATGTTCGTTGATTTCGTCATGGTGAAGGTGTGCCTCTCGATTTGCAAAAGTACATTGTCCTTCGCATACCTTCGACCTAAACTATAAATGAGCATGAAAATGCATCAAATCAAACTGAAGGATACACGATGAAACTCACAGGTCTTTCCCTAACGGCCCTTACGCTGGTGCTTGCTGGCCCTGCTTTTGCCGCCGGCCACTGTGGTTCCGAGATGACTACGGACGCTGACGGTGAATGCGTCATGGTCGAGACGACGGAAACCCCAATGACGATGACCGTCCCAAGCGAAGACAATCCCGGCGAGACCACTGAAGTTGAAGTTGAAGCAACGACCGAGCCTGCGGACGACCCCGATGACGGCGCACCGGCCGAAGCTCCTGAAATTCAATAAACTGATGACCAGGCGATAATCTGCTACACTATTGAGCGAAGGGCAGCCATGGCGGTATCGCTGTCGTTGCCCTTCTCCGCAAAGACCCCAAGCGCATGTTTGTAGGCCATCTCGTAGAACAGCTTGTGCTGGTTCCAGGCGAGAAAGCCCGCGCCTTTCAGGCCGGGGGGCCGGATCATCAGATCGTGGGGAGCGAGATCGGCAAGCATCTCGGACTGGCCCACCAAAAGTGAGCGCATCACCGTCGAAATGACACCCGGAACGCGCGGCGGCGTCTTGGCGAAGGGGTTGATCGTCTGGCGCAACAGCTCTCCGCGACCGGGCAGGCTCGCGTAATCCACATGAACGATCTTGTTGGTGGCCTTTTGGACATTGACCACGACGTTGGGGCCGGTTTTCAGCCCATGCATCGTGCGGAACGGCATGTTGTCGATACAGCCCCCATCCACAAGCATCCGCCCATCGCGCGCAAAGAAGGGAGGCAGGACGCCGGGAATGGCAGACGAGGCGCGGATCGCTTCCCACAACGGACCACGCCGGATCACGGTTTTGTCCATCGCGGACAGGTCTGCTGCGACGGCATAGTAGGGGATCCACAGATCTTCGATCGGCTCTTCGCCGAAATGCTCCATCAATGCGCCATCAAGCACTTTGTGATCGAGGAAGGCAAACCGTGGCACGGTGATTTTGCGCATCGCGCCGGAACGGACGAAGATCTGCTCCACCCTGGGGCCGATTTCCTCAGCCGGAACACCCAACGCAATCGCGCCGCCCATGGCAGAGCCCACGGAGGTGCCGCCGACGATATCGACGGGTAGCCCCATCTCATTCATCGCACGGTAGACGCCCACATGGGCCACGCCGAAGGCACCGCCACCGGACAGCACAAGTCCCACGGCGCGGCCCGACAGGAACCGGCCCAAACGCGCGATGTCGCCATCACCGCCCGTCAGCGCCACGTGATGGTGCAGGAACACCGGCCGGGTATCGAGCCATCGCCCGGTGCCTGGCGCCTTTTGCATCCGATGGGGGTGCAACAGGACAAGGCGACGTTGCTGCTCCGGCAGGATTTGCAGGGCGAAGGCCTCCAGCTCGGACGGGTCCTGATAGTTCACGGCTTGGGCCACGATCACGGCCTGATCGGCTTGTTTCAGCGCGGCCCGGGACCAGTCGCTGGCGTCGGGATTGGCGACGAATAGAACGATTTGCGCGTTTTGTTCCTGGGTGTTGAGCCAGGCGATGGCGTCTGAGGTGGTGGGATCGGCACGCTCCCCCAGAGCCTCCCGGAAGGCGGCCTCGGTCACGAGAGCGACGGAATGATGCGCCTCTATCGCGCGGGTAAGGTCGGGCACGAACCGCTCGGGCAGGGGAGCACCCGCAGCGGGCAGGATGCAGAAGGTGCGCGCTGGCGGGCGGCCCGGATCAGGCGTGACGCGGGCGGATGTTTTGGCCAGACGGTCGGCCAGTTCTGCGGCCATGGCTTGCGGCAGGCCGTCAACCTCGGCGCAGAGCGCATCGTAGGCGGGCCGATCAATGCGGTAGACGATGCTGTCACGGGCGGCGACGACGTCTGCCGTGCGGGGGGAGCCTGTTAGAAAGGCGATCTCTCCGATCACCGAGCCTGCGCCGATTTCGGCCAGATCCACGCCGTCCCGCTCCACCCGGAAGCGGCCCGAGAAGACCAGATACATCGCCTCGGCGTCTGAGCCTGCGGTGATCATCTTGTGGCCCCGTTCCACGGGCGTCTGGGACAGCCGCGCGAATGCGGGGCCTTGCAGAATTTTGAACAGGCCTTCGGGCGCAAAATCGCTTTGCATCAGGGATCTTTCCGGTCTTCACGTCTGGTCTGGACCCGCGCACATCGTGCGGGCGAGTTGATTAACGTGACTTACCACCGGATTACAGGAAAGCGAAACGTGTGTTTACGTCACGTCCGAAGCGGCGGAACGGGTCGCGCGGAGGAGCAGGTTGTTGGCAGGCATGGCCTGCGGCGGGGCGGGGGTGAGGCCAGCTGCGCGCCAGATGTCCATCACCCAAGCCAGGTCCTTGTACCCCGCGCCGGGGTTTTCGACCTTGAGGCGGGCGTCAAACGCCGCATCGCCCTCGGACGTGGTCTTGCCGTCGCGCAGGAACGGCCCGTAGACCAATGCGCACCCACCTGGGGCCAGGGCATGGGCCATCTCTGTCAGGCAGATTTTCGCCGCCGCATCGGGGACAAGGTGCAGGAGGTTGGCGAGGAAGATTATGTCAAAGGGATCGTGCTGCGCCGCCCACCCGGGCGCGCAAGCATCCAGATGGATCGGAGCGGCGATGTTGGGCGCAGGTTCCGCCGCCATCCAGGCGGCGATGGACGCGCGGCGATCCGGGTCGGGGTCCGTGGGCTGCCAGTGCAAGCCCGGCATCGCAGGGGCAAAGCGGATGACGTGCTGGCCGGTGCCGGACGCGATTTCCAACGCGCGACCGTCTGGCGCGAGTGTGGTCAAGGCCGCCGTCAACGCATCGCGGTTGCGCAGGGCGGCGGGCGCGTCAAGCCGTCCGTCATCATAGGCGGGCGCACTGGCATAGGCCGACGGCTCCCCCTTGGCGCGGTGGGCCATCAGCCGTCCTGCATCAGGATCTGAAGCGCGCCGGATGAGGACATGTGGGTCATGAACGCCTCCATCATGCCGCAGCCCGCGACGATCTCGGCGGCCTGCTCATCGCTGAGGCCTTCGGGGTTTTCGATCTCGGCCCCGCCATTCAGGATCTCTTCCGGGGTCACGGTTGCCAGCTGGTCCTCCATCGCGGTGACCATCTCGGCCATGGCAGGCTCGCCCGCGCGCTCCAGAAACCCGTCATACATGCATTGGTAAGCCGTTCGCAGGCCGTCGGACCATTCCGCCGTCGGCATATTGCCTTCCAACGCAGGGGTTTGGGCGACCATCGCATCAAACATCATACCGTTCATGGTGACGGCGACAGCCTCCAACCGCTCAAACGTGGATTGAGCGGAGACGGGCAGGGCGAGGGACATCAGGGTTGCCGCAAGCGCAGTTGCGCGGATCATTGGTTTTGCAGCGCCTGCATCGCGCCCGATTCCGCAAGCCGTTGCATTTGCAGCTCCAGCAGGCCGCAATCGGTGTTGATCTGCTGCACCTCGGACGCGGTCAGACCCTCGGGCACGCCAGCCTCGAATGTGCCGTCCAGAAGGTCGGACGGTCGGGCAGACGCGATGGAGGCTTCCAGCTCCGACAGCATCGCCGCAACCCCATCTTCGCCCACGGCCCGGTTGTACCGACGCAGGGCGCAGCGGCCCGCACGACGCTCGGGGCGGCCCCAATCGGCGGCAGGCAAGAGGCCGTTCAGAACCGGATATTGCTCGGCAAGACCCTGGTAGGTGAGGGTCGTCATCTGCTCGCTGAGCGCCTCGAACCGATCAAGTTGCGATTGAGCCGAGGCGGCGAGGGGCAGGGTCATGAGCAGGGCGGTCACGCCTACGCGCAGGATATAGCGGGGCATATGGTTCTCCGAAAAGTGGTTTGGAAATAGAATAGGGCCTCTGGCGGGGAGTTCCAAGTTCGGGGTTTCCGCACCTTTTAATCGGGCTGGGCAGAATCACGGATCGCACGGCCTGATCCGGTCACGCGGCAAGTCGGTCAAAAGCGCGATGGAGACAGGGCCTTTACCGTCGCGGGATCAAGGGTGGACGGTGCACCCGAGACGAGATCGGCCAATAGCTGACTGGCCGCAGGGGCCGTCTGAAACCCATAGCCGCCCTGGCCCGCGAACCACAAAACCGACGGGTCCGTGCGGTCCGGTCCGATCACCAAGCAGCGGTCCGGGGCGAAGGTCCTGAGGCCCGCCCAGGAGGATGTGACGCGCGTGACCTCTTCGGTGACGAAGGGCTGGTAGCGGGCGATCCCTTCCGCCAGCACCATGTCATCGGCATAGGCATCGTGTGGCGCGGCCGGGTCTTCTTCGGCCGGAGATACCAGCCAGGCGCCCGCGTCGGGTTTGGCATACCAGCTTTCCCCCGCACCGATGATCATCGGCCAGGCAGAGACATCGTGTCCCCGCGGGGCGGGCATTCGCGCCATGGAGCGGCGCTTGGGCGTCAGGCCGATGGGCGCAATGCCCGCCATCCGCGCGATGTCGTCGGCCCAGGCCCCCGCCGCATTGACGATGATGCGCGCGTGAAAACTGTGATCCCGGGTCTCCACCGTCCAGCCCTGCGGCGTTTTGGTGAGGCCGAGGACGGTTGCGCCGGTCTCCACCGCGCCATTGGTCCGGATCTGGCGGGCGTAGTGCTGGACCATGCGGTCGGTGTCGATATCCCAGGCCGCCGCGTGGTGGGCTGCGCGGGTGATATGATCGGCGTTGAGGATCGGGATCATGTCCTGGGCGTCGGCGATGGAAATCTCGGCCAGATCCATCGTCTTGATGTCGCGGGCCAGCGCCGCGTCCTCTCCGGGTCCCGCGAGGATGAGCAGGCCGCGGGGCGACAGGACACCGCCGCCAAGCGTGCGCAACGCGGTGGCCGAGGCATGGCTGAGATCCACCGTGACGGGATGCCCGTAATTCGGCTCAAACAGCGCGGCAGATCGGCCCGAGGCGTGATAGGCCAACGCGCTTTCAGCCTCCAACAGGCAGGTGGTGCCGAGGCGCGAGAGAGCCGCCCCGGCGGATGTGCCGGCAATTCCACCGCCGATGATCAGAAAATCGTAAGTCATGGGGCGAACGCTATGGGGGCCGGCACGCCGAGACAAGTTGGGAACGGGAGGTCTCAATCACAGAGGCGCATACGCAGCCCGTCCGCCATCCCAGACAGCAGGTGCCCGTCCCTCTGAGCGTTGCCTTAATTCGCCGCGCGATTGCGCGAATTTTTCACAATTCTATGCCAATAGTGCCGCGTTTTCACGTCAAACCCCAGCCAAACGCAATCTTGCCGGGGCCTGCGCTGCCACGTTGATCCGGCCTGAGACACCTGGGATCTGCCATGAACCACTCACGTCTTGCCTCACTGGCCACCTGTGCCGCGCTTCTCATCGCCCCGATGGCGCAGGCCGTCACATATTCCAACATCTCGGGCGTTGTGCACGAGAACCTTGTGCCGTCCAGCGCGCCCGACGCCGCGCCCGGTCAGGTTTTGGGCGACTGGGGCACCGACCCCAATCGCGTGACGTTGGAGATCGTGGGCGACACGACGATCTACGGCGGGCTTGTCCACGCCAATACCGCGCGCAATCAATACCTTGATGCGTGGACAATGGATTTCGGGACCGACATCTATGACGTCTCGTTCTCTTGGATCGGCAGCACTGGCGGCCGCTACACGCCGTTTGACGGATCCTTCGCCGTGAATGGTGCGTCGACCGATGTGGGTTCGCAGGGCATGTTGACCTACGCTGACCTGACCGGTCGCGTGACCTTCATCTTTAATCCGATCCATGGCCAATCCGCCCCGCGAGAGCAGGCCCGCTGGATTCTTGAGGCCCGCCAGATTTCGCCCGTCCCACTGCCCGCCGGGGGGCTGCTCTTGGCCGGTGCGTTGGGGGCCGCGGCTCTGGCCCGCCGCAAACACCGGACCTAACGCGTCCCAATCGCCATAAGAAAGGCCCGCTGGATGATCAGCGGGCCTTTTTCGTTGCCGTGCCGAAGACGCGATCAGTTCGGGATTTCGCCCGTGATCCCTTCCACATAGAAGTCCATGCCCGCAAGCGTACCGTCATCGGCGACCTCGCCATCGGCCAGCCATGCGGTGCCGTCCTGCCGGTTGATCGGGCCGGTGAAGGGGTGGTACGTGCCGCTCTGCATCCCTTCCATCAGGTCCAGCGCCGAGGCGCGCACCTCTTCCGGGATCGCATCGGTCATCTCGCCGATCACGACCATGCCTTCGGTCATGCCTTCCCAGGTGTCGGATTGCGCCCAGGTGCCCTCCATCGCCTCACCGACGCGGCGAACGTAGTAGGGGCCCCAATTGTCGATGATCGACGAGATCCGCGGCGTGGGCGCGAACTGGATCATGTCAGAGGCCTGGCCGAAGGTGTAGACATTGCCCGCTTCCTGGGCCGCGGCCTGCGGTGCGGTGCTGTCGGTGTGCTGCATGATCACGTCTGCACCCGCATCAATCAGGGCCTGGGCGGCAGAGGCTTCTTCCGCCGGATCGAACCATGTGTAGACCCAGATCACGCGGAACTCGACATCCGGGTTCACTTCGCGCGCGTGCAGATACGCGGCATTGATGCCCCGGATCACTTCGGGGATCGGATAGGATGCGATGTAGCCCACGATGTTGGATTCGGTCATCTGGCCCGCGATGTGGCCGATGACGGCGCGGCCCTGATAGAAGCGTGCCGAATAGGTCGACACGTTTTCATGTTCGCGCAGGTAGCCGGTGGCGTGTTCGAAATAGACGTCGGGGAACTGGCCCGCGACGGCATTTGTCGCTTCGCCATAGCCGAAGGAGGTGGTGAAGATCATGTCCGCGCCGCCCAGAACCATGTTCTGAATGACGCGCTCGGCGTCCGCGCCCTCTGGCACACTTTCCGCGAAGACCGTTTCGACATCGTCGCCGAACGCCTCTTCCACGGCGAGACGGCCCTGATCGTGGGTCCAGGTCCAGCCGTAATCGCCAATTGGCCCGACATAGACAAACCCTATCTGGAACGGATCGTCTTGCGCGATCGCCGCCCCCGTCAGGCCCATGGCCAGCGCAGCACTGGTCATTAGTTTGGTGGTGAGTTTCATGAATCATCCCCTCTGTTGGATTCTGGTGTCTCTGTATCTGATGGCAGGGCCGGTGTCCCGGGGCGCATGTCGACCTGAACCGGCGATGCGCTTTTGGGAGGCACATCTGCGGAATTTGTGTCCGTTGGTGATGCTTCGGTAAGCGCTGCTGTCACGAGCCCCGCGGGCACAGCGATGATGCCGATCCCGATCAGCATCACGAGGCCGGTGAAAATCCGCCCCCCGGCCGTGATGGGATAGACGTCGCCGTAGCCCACTGTGGTGAAGGTCGCGATGGCCCACCACAGGCTTTCGGGAATGGATGAAAAGCCTTCAGGCTGCGCCTCATGCTCGAAATGATAAATGCCCACGGCGGCCAGATACAGCGCGACGCAGGCAATGAAGAAGAAGATCGCAAACTCCGCCTTGGCACGGTTGAGCGCCTTGGCGATGCGGTCCAGCGCGCGGTTGGCCTTGAACAGCTTGAGAAGCCGCAGGATGCGCAGAAGACGGATCGCACGGATCGTGGCGAAATCCGGCAGCAGAAACACCAGAGCGGGCACGATGGCGAGGAAATCGACGATGCCCCAGAAGCTGAACGCGTATTTCCACGGCTTCTCCGAACAGGTCAGGCGCAGCACATATTCAACGACGAAGAGGGTGAGGATCCCGATTTCCGCGCCGACAAGGATCGCGTTCGTGCGGTCCGTGAGGTCTGGCAGTGTCTCAAGCGCGATCACAACGGCAGAGGCGCAGATGAGCGCGTAGATGCCAAGCGCCACACCCCTCCCCACGCGGGGGTGCGTGCCGTCCAGAATGTCGATGATATCGGTCCGTTTCATCGCCGTTCACCCGCTTGCGTGGAAGGTCTTGCCAAGGGCGGCGGGCGCATTGATCGCAGCTTTGGCGCGGTCCGAGGACATGACGACCAGCACGATGATCGTCACCAGATACGGCGAGGCATCCAGAAGGGCCACGGGGACCGGAACCTCTGCCGCTTGCAGGCGCAACTGGAGCGCCGCGATCCCGCCAAAGAGCCAGGCGCCGAACAGGACCCGCCCGGATTTCCACGCGGCAAAGACCACCAGCGCCAGCGCGATCCAGCCTGCGCCCGCCGTCATGCCCTGCACCCAGTTCTCTACGTAGACGATGGAAAGGAACGCGCCACCAAGGCCCGCCATGGCGCCGCCGAAGATTATCGCCAGACAGCGGATGCGGATCACCTTGTAGCCAAGCGCATGGGCGGCATCATGGCTTTCCCCGACAGCCCGGATGATCAGACCCATGCGGGTGTGCTTGAGGACATAGGCGATGACGAAAACCGCGGCGATGGCGAGGTAGGTGACAAGATCATGGCTGAGCAGAATGGGGCCGATGACGGGCCACTCGCGCAGGGCTTCGGGCAGGGGTTTGGCAACGTCGGGGATCGGCTGGCCCTCATATCCGACGCCCAAAAGCGCGGCGAGGCCGAGACCGAAGAGGGTGAGCGCCAGACCGGTGGCCACCTGATTGGACATCAGGAATTGCGTGAGGACGGCAAAAATCACCGACAGCGCCGCGCCGCCCGCCATGCCCGCCACAAATGCCAGCGTGGGTGAGCCGGTCTGATTCGCGATGATGTAGCCGCAGACCGCGCCCATGATCATCATACCTTCGACGCCCAGGTTCAGGACGCCGGATTTCTCTACAATCAATTCGCCGAGCGCGGCGAGCAGCACGGGCGTAGAGATTGTGACAAGCGCAACGATCAGGGTGACAGGGTCGATGATCATGGCGCGAGCCTACCTAAAATGTCGAAGCGCTGTAGGATCGACCAGGCGCCAACGCCAAAGCCGGCGCAAAACGCGAGCCTCCGCCAAGTTCGAGCGGGGCTTTGAGTGTCATCTTTGCGCCTGGACAGCAAAAACCGGTCTGCAACTCCGGTGGATAGAATGATGAGCCCAAGGGCCAGGGCAAACAGCCACGCATAGCCGGAGTTCGAGAAGATCAGGAGGAACAATGTAGTGGCAAACGCCCCAATGATCCCTCCGGCAATGGCATCGAGCCCGATGAGGCCGATCGTGGCAATCATGCGCAGGGCCGTCATTGGGCGGTCCCGTAGGATGTGATCGCGTTGAACGCGACATTGATCCCGAGCCCCAGGGCGGCAGCTGAGAATGGCCAACCCCGGGTGGTGCTGCGCCGAACCATGACGAGATCAAGCGCAAGCGCGCCGAGCAGCACAAACCCAAGAACCGGCACGGCGAATATCGCGCCACCGGTCAGGA from Jannaschia sp. CCS1 includes:
- a CDS encoding patatin-like phospholipase family protein; the protein is MQSDFAPEGLFKILQGPAFARLSQTPVERGHKMITAGSDAEAMYLVFSGRFRVERDGVDLAEIGAGSVIGEIAFLTGSPRTADVVAARDSIVYRIDRPAYDALCAEVDGLPQAMAAELADRLAKTSARVTPDPGRPPARTFCILPAAGAPLPERFVPDLTRAIEAHHSVALVTEAAFREALGERADPTTSDAIAWLNTQEQNAQIVLFVANPDASDWSRAALKQADQAVIVAQAVNYQDPSELEAFALQILPEQQRRLVLLHPHRMQKAPGTGRWLDTRPVFLHHHVALTGGDGDIARLGRFLSGRAVGLVLSGGGAFGVAHVGVYRAMNEMGLPVDIVGGTSVGSAMGGAIALGVPAEEIGPRVEQIFVRSGAMRKITVPRFAFLDHKVLDGALMEHFGEEPIEDLWIPYYAVAADLSAMDKTVIRRGPLWEAIRASSAIPGVLPPFFARDGRMLVDGGCIDNMPFRTMHGLKTGPNVVVNVQKATNKIVHVDYASLPGRGELLRQTINPFAKTPPRVPGVISTVMRSLLVGQSEMLADLAPHDLMIRPPGLKGAGFLAWNQHKLFYEMAYKHALGVFAEKGNDSDTAMAALRSIV
- a CDS encoding VPLPA-CTERM sorting domain-containing protein gives rise to the protein MNHSRLASLATCAALLIAPMAQAVTYSNISGVVHENLVPSSAPDAAPGQVLGDWGTDPNRVTLEIVGDTTIYGGLVHANTARNQYLDAWTMDFGTDIYDVSFSWIGSTGGRYTPFDGSFAVNGASTDVGSQGMLTYADLTGRVTFIFNPIHGQSAPREQARWILEARQISPVPLPAGGLLLAGALGAAALARRKHRT
- a CDS encoding GcvT family protein, translating into MKTTVKALVVGGGAVGTSIAYHLAKAGWEDVVLLERDELTSGSTWHAAGLLPLFNMSFATTHIHDYSVKFYKELEAETGLNAGFAVVGNLRMAQTDERMDEYMLYASTAETVGVPFEFLTPEEIKDRWPLIETSDLKGAIYHATDGYINPADVTMAMAKGARQRGVEIVRKWQADGFVWNGEAWEVTCTKMVEKGGNLVPSDEQVVITAEHVVTASGNHAQRTAQMLGIKIPAIPVEHQFIVMDQDPALVAWRGQGNPEHPVIRDADAQSYVREERGGWILGVYEKNAPARFEYGVPDSFRADLFPLDLERIEEQYMAMIHRIPSCEESGLKDDFNGPICYTPDGNPLVGPAPGLDNMWLAEGFSFGITAAGGTGYYLAQMMVAGEAEIDMASLDPKRYGNDWMTTEYAARKNEECYDHVYILHHPDEERPACRPLRTGPVYDRQKALGAQFGCVNGWERPNYYGPLDAPESFDHETRSFRRGGWWDYAKGEAEAIRNGVGLVDASAFAKHRISGPGAADFLDWFTSNKLPKVGRINLTYALTGAGTTRTEYTIVRVAEDDFYLVSAGAWHAYDQDYLFKAIMENEDRFGRINEQDVTTQWGVFALAGPKSRDVLAELVRDADPASALSNKRFPWLSMRNIELGMCPVRAIRVAYTGELGWELHHPIEMQSYLWDQLLMAGDKHGLKLVGGRAQNWLRQEKSYRAFGTELGRDATPLEAGLDRFVDLSKDFHGKDAMVATGIRSKCVTVLIDGPDDADPWGREALIVEGEKVGRLTSGGYSVAFGKQIGMGYVRPDLAEVGTKLQVRMFRELWDAEVVEDSPYDPTNAAIRVNAPGF
- a CDS encoding ion transporter is translated as MKRTDIIDILDGTHPRVGRGVALGIYALICASAVVIALETLPDLTDRTNAILVGAEIGILTLFVVEYVLRLTCSEKPWKYAFSFWGIVDFLAIVPALVFLLPDFATIRAIRLLRILRLLKLFKANRALDRIAKALNRAKAEFAIFFFIACVALYLAAVGIYHFEHEAQPEGFSSIPESLWWAIATFTTVGYGDVYPITAGGRIFTGLVMLIGIGIIAVPAGLVTAALTEASPTDTNSADVPPKSASPVQVDMRPGTPALPSDTETPESNRGDDS
- a CDS encoding NAD(P)/FAD-dependent oxidoreductase, translated to MTYDFLIIGGGIAGTSAGAALSRLGTTCLLEAESALAYHASGRSAALFEPNYGHPVTVDLSHASATALRTLGGGVLSPRGLLILAGPGEDAALARDIKTMDLAEISIADAQDMIPILNADHITRAAHHAAAWDIDTDRMVQHYARQIRTNGAVETGATVLGLTKTPQGWTVETRDHSFHARIIVNAAGAWADDIARMAGIAPIGLTPKRRSMARMPAPRGHDVSAWPMIIGAGESWYAKPDAGAWLVSPAEEDPAAPHDAYADDMVLAEGIARYQPFVTEEVTRVTSSWAGLRTFAPDRCLVIGPDRTDPSVLWFAGQGGYGFQTAPAASQLLADLVSGAPSTLDPATVKALSPSRF
- a CDS encoding BMP family ABC transporter substrate-binding protein; translation: MKLTTKLMTSAALAMGLTGAAIAQDDPFQIGFVYVGPIGDYGWTWTHDQGRLAVEEAFGDDVETVFAESVPEGADAERVIQNMVLGGADMIFTTSFGYGEATNAVAGQFPDVYFEHATGYLREHENVSTYSARFYQGRAVIGHIAGQMTESNIVGYIASYPIPEVIRGINAAYLHAREVNPDVEFRVIWVYTWFDPAEEASAAQALIDAGADVIMQHTDSTAPQAAAQEAGNVYTFGQASDMIQFAPTPRISSIIDNWGPYYVRRVGEAMEGTWAQSDTWEGMTEGMVVIGEMTDAIPEEVRASALDLMEGMQSGTYHPFTGPINRQDGTAWLADGEVADDGTLAGMDFYVEGITGEIPN
- a CDS encoding DUF938 domain-containing protein; this encodes MAHRAKGEPSAYASAPAYDDGRLDAPAALRNRDALTAALTTLAPDGRALEIASGTGQHVIRFAPAMPGLHWQPTDPDPDRRASIAAWMAAEPAPNIAAPIHLDACAPGWAAQHDPFDIIFLANLLHLVPDAAAKICLTEMAHALAPGGCALVYGPFLRDGKTTSEGDAAFDARLKVENPGAGYKDLAWVMDIWRAAGLTPAPPQAMPANNLLLRATRSAASDVT
- a CDS encoding ABC transporter permease, whose translation is MIIDPVTLIVALVTISTPVLLAALGELIVEKSGVLNLGVEGMMIMGAVCGYIIANQTGSPTLAFVAGMAGGAALSVIFAVLTQFLMSNQVATGLALTLFGLGLAALLGVGYEGQPIPDVAKPLPEALREWPVIGPILLSHDLVTYLAIAAVFVIAYVLKHTRMGLIIRAVGESHDAAHALGYKVIRIRCLAIIFGGAMAGLGGAFLSIVYVENWVQGMTAGAGWIALALVVFAAWKSGRVLFGAWLFGGIAALQLRLQAAEVPVPVALLDASPYLVTIIVLVVMSSDRAKAAINAPAALGKTFHASG